The following are encoded together in the Pygocentrus nattereri isolate fPygNat1 chromosome 3, fPygNat1.pri, whole genome shotgun sequence genome:
- the fam168b gene encoding myelin-associated neurite-outgrowth inhibitor isoform X2: MNPVYSPAPTGVPYVNPKGIGYPAGFPVGYAAAAPAYSPNVYPGGNPAFPTGYAPGTPFKMSCSPTTGAVPPYSSSPNPYPAAVYPVRSSYPQQNPYAQQGTYYTQPLYAAPPHVIHHTTVVQPNGMPAAIYAPPIPPPRPNGVAMGMVAGTTMAMSAGTLLTTHSPSPVAPHPVTVPTYRPPGTPTYSYVPPQW; the protein is encoded by the exons ATGAACCCTGTCTACAGCCCTGCACCAACAGGGGTTCCTTATGTCAACCCTAAAGGAATAGGATACCCAG CTGGGTTTCCTGTTGGCTATGCAGCGGCTGCCCCTGCGTATTCTCCCAATGTGTACCCTGGAGGTAACCCAGCTTTTCCCACAG GCTACGCTCCAGGAACACCATTCAAAATGTCCTGCTCCCCAACAACAGGTGCTGTGCCTCCCTACTCTTCATCACCCAACCCCTACCCTGCTGCTGTGTACCCTGTGAGGAGCTCCTATCCTCAGCAGAATCCCTATGCTCAG CAAGGCACTTACTACACACAGCCTCTGTATGCTGCTCCTCCCCATGTAATTCATCATACTACAGTTGTTCAGCCCAATGGCATGCCAGCAGCTATATATGCTCCTCCCATCCCTCCTCCCCGTCCTAATGGAGTCGCCATGGGAATGGTAGCAGGCACCACTATGGCAATGTCCGCTG GGACTTTATTAACAACTCACTCCCCAAGTCCAGTAGCTCCCCACCCAGTCACAGTGCCCACATATCGACCCCCTGGCACACCCACCTACAGCTATGTGCCCCCTCAGTGGTGA
- the fam168b gene encoding myelin-associated neurite-outgrowth inhibitor isoform X1 → MNPVYSPAPTGVPYVNPKGIGYPAGFPVGYAAAAPAYSPNVYPGGNPAFPTGYAPGTPFKMSCSPTTGAVPPYSSSPNPYPAAVYPVRSSYPQQNPYAQQQGTYYTQPLYAAPPHVIHHTTVVQPNGMPAAIYAPPIPPPRPNGVAMGMVAGTTMAMSAGTLLTTHSPSPVAPHPVTVPTYRPPGTPTYSYVPPQW, encoded by the exons ATGAACCCTGTCTACAGCCCTGCACCAACAGGGGTTCCTTATGTCAACCCTAAAGGAATAGGATACCCAG CTGGGTTTCCTGTTGGCTATGCAGCGGCTGCCCCTGCGTATTCTCCCAATGTGTACCCTGGAGGTAACCCAGCTTTTCCCACAG GCTACGCTCCAGGAACACCATTCAAAATGTCCTGCTCCCCAACAACAGGTGCTGTGCCTCCCTACTCTTCATCACCCAACCCCTACCCTGCTGCTGTGTACCCTGTGAGGAGCTCCTATCCTCAGCAGAATCCCTATGCTCAG CAGCAAGGCACTTACTACACACAGCCTCTGTATGCTGCTCCTCCCCATGTAATTCATCATACTACAGTTGTTCAGCCCAATGGCATGCCAGCAGCTATATATGCTCCTCCCATCCCTCCTCCCCGTCCTAATGGAGTCGCCATGGGAATGGTAGCAGGCACCACTATGGCAATGTCCGCTG GGACTTTATTAACAACTCACTCCCCAAGTCCAGTAGCTCCCCACCCAGTCACAGTGCCCACATATCGACCCCCTGGCACACCCACCTACAGCTATGTGCCCCCTCAGTGGTGA